One region of Romeriopsis navalis LEGE 11480 genomic DNA includes:
- the mtnB gene encoding methylthioribulose 1-phosphate dehydratase — protein MTDPRTDLVNAAKYFHQRGWMLGTAGNLSARLEDGSFWITASGKSKGELTENDFIHQLPNGTFEKPRPDLKPSAETSIHEAVYAIFPEARACYHVHSIEANLVSNFTHAAILPLPPLEMIKGFGIWEANPKVGMPLFANHLDVPMIGQAIRDRFTQELPPIPALLIRNHGVTVWGKSPEDARNKIELAEYIFRYMVQAKHLGLCSD, from the coding sequence ATGACCGATCCCCGTACCGATTTAGTCAACGCTGCCAAATATTTTCACCAACGGGGCTGGATGCTCGGCACCGCTGGCAATCTCTCCGCCCGCCTCGAAGACGGTAGCTTCTGGATTACCGCCAGTGGTAAATCCAAAGGTGAGCTGACAGAAAACGACTTTATTCACCAACTCCCCAATGGAACGTTCGAAAAACCACGACCGGATCTGAAGCCATCCGCAGAAACCTCGATTCATGAAGCCGTATACGCGATCTTCCCAGAAGCACGCGCTTGTTATCATGTGCATTCGATCGAAGCAAATTTAGTTTCCAATTTTACGCATGCCGCAATCCTGCCGTTGCCACCACTGGAAATGATCAAAGGATTTGGGATCTGGGAGGCCAATCCAAAGGTGGGAATGCCGCTGTTTGCCAATCATTTGGATGTCCCGATGATCGGGCAAGCCATTCGCGATCGATTCACGCAGGAATTACCCCCAATTCCCGCGCTCTTGATTCGCAATCATGGGGTAACAGTGTGGGGGAAGTCCCCAGAGGATGCCCGGAATAAGATTGAGCTAGCGGAATATATTTTCCGCTATATGGTGCAGGCAAAGCATTTAGGGTTGTGCAGCGATTAA